Proteins from a single region of Streptomyces sp. TN58:
- a CDS encoding response regulator, which produces MREDGKIKVFLLDDHEVVRRGVHELLSVEQDIEIVGEAGTAADALVRIPATRPDVAVLDVRLPDGSGVEVCREVRSLDEDVKCLMLTSFADDEALFDAIMAGASGYVLKAIRGNELLTAVRDVAAGKSLLDPVATARVLERLRDGKGGRGDDRLAHLTEQERKILDLIGEGLTNRAIGERLHLAEKTIKNYVSSLLSKLGMERRSQAAAYVARLQVQNR; this is translated from the coding sequence GTGCGCGAAGACGGAAAAATCAAGGTATTCCTCCTGGACGACCACGAAGTGGTCCGTCGGGGCGTCCACGAGCTGCTGTCCGTCGAACAGGACATCGAGATCGTCGGCGAGGCCGGCACCGCCGCCGACGCGCTGGTCCGCATCCCCGCCACCCGTCCCGACGTGGCCGTCCTCGACGTACGGCTGCCGGACGGCAGCGGAGTGGAGGTCTGCCGCGAGGTGCGCTCCCTGGACGAGGACGTCAAGTGCCTGATGCTGACCTCGTTCGCCGACGACGAGGCCCTCTTCGACGCGATCATGGCCGGCGCCTCGGGCTACGTGCTCAAGGCGATCCGCGGGAACGAGCTGCTCACCGCCGTGCGTGACGTCGCCGCCGGGAAGTCCCTGCTGGACCCGGTGGCCACCGCCCGCGTACTGGAGCGGCTGCGCGACGGCAAGGGCGGCAGGGGCGACGACCGGCTCGCCCACCTCACCGAGCAGGAGCGGAAGATCCTCGACCTGATCGGCGAGGGCCTGACCAACCGCGCCATCGGCGAGCGCCTGCACCTGGCCGAGAAGACCATCAAGAACTACGTCTCCAGCCTGCTGTCCAAGCTGGGCATGGAGCGCCGCTCCCAGGCCGCGGCCTATGTGGCCCGGCTCCAGGTGCAGAACCGGTAG